The Fusarium fujikuroi IMI 58289 draft genome, chromosome FFUJ_chr05 DNA segment CTATGCCATAAAGTCCCAGCGCCGTAAAGATCCCAAGCAAGTTCTTGCTCTGCCTCCATCTTGTAAGTGCTCCATGATTTGTGCGATGTGACTTCGCGGTTTAGCACCTTGATATCCGCATCCCAGATTGTATTGGCATGAAGATGGATCTGCGCAATCTCCGTTGATAAGCTTTGAGATCGCATCAGAACTTGAAAATGAGGGCCTGATTGATGCCGATTCCAACTACAAGAGGTTGATTGGAGGTATTGGTTCTCTTTTTTGTCACTGGGTTGAGGACTAGCCATTCCTGGTGTTTCTATGGTGTAGTTGGTCGAAAATTCGGGTGTGAGGCTGGTAAACGAAGAAGGAATATTATACCGGCCCTTTTCAATTCCAAACTTTCGCTTTGGATTTAGGTCGGTGAAGCGCTTCTGGGGATTTACAACCCAGGCTTTATTCATGTCAGCCGGGGCGCCAAGAGGACTCTTGGCCACTTTCGCACCCGTCTTGTCGCTCACTACCACCAAATCTGATTCATCGTACTTGACTTTCGAGTGTGCATTCTTCTCAGAAACGAGGCGTAGACCGCAATTCCGACAGAAGAAAGCGAGCGAGCTGTCCATCATGCCAGCGATGCAGCAACATGCACAAACCATAACAGACATGCAAAATATGAAGGCCCTAGAGATTATAAGCCACCAATCATGGAATAAAGCAATGATGTTTTTCTTACTCAACGCCTGTCGAGCTGCTGGAAGTCGGGACGTTCAAGGGCTCGCTTCTGTTCCCGCATGCTGGACATTTCGCGAACTGAGCGTCTGCGTAAACAATCTGAGGGTCTCTTTTAGTTGGAGGAGCCATTTCGCCGTTGTCTTTTGTACTCGGACGTGGACTTTTTTGGGACTTGAGCGGCTGAAGACACTGGCGTTGTTTATGTACAATTTAAGCTTGGCTTCTAGGCTAAATCTAGCCAGGTAATTCCGCCTGTCATTCTGCCTGTCAAGGGTTGGGGCTTGCCCAAATGGACCAATTAGTGTAAGAGAAATAGCCACGGGCCCTTGACGCTAATGCTATATGGAGTTTGTTCGGAATTAGTATCTAAGCTATTTACCTCACTTAGTTCATTTTACGTTTCAGGTATAATCATTCTAATCATCTTTACTTGGTCTGCTAGTAATGTCTCTGAAAATGAGGGCTGTGTTTTTCTATGCGTCAGCAATATGTGCATGCTTGCAGAGGCTGATGGAAACGAACGATCATTGGTATAGAACCGAATACCAAAAGTTATATACTCATCTCCTAGAGGGTCAACCTATTTACCATGGACCGGTATCAAAATATGCATTCCATCCAGCATTGCGCGCCACTCATCACTATACGGGAAGTCTTGGCTTTTAATACCTCGGGGACTCAGGAAGATGGGTCCCTGTGACGCAGCCCCAGCGATAGTCTTGGAGAAACCTGCGTGCCATAAGGAAATCAGCGCGCAAGTCTCAGCCGAGGACTTGAGGCTCTGCGCGATCCGAAGATGCACCATTCCGCGATCGCCAGAGATTTCGCGGTTGAAAAGCGAGTAACTATACTAGCAGCGAGGAGAAATGTCCAGTTTCTCCCTGagggaagatggagagataCTCTGACATGCCTCGCAGGTATTTGGCGCTTGGAGAGACTTAGCGGAATAGCCATAACTGGCGGGTGTTTTCCCCCCCCGAGGAACTTAACCATATTGTTTGTTGCTGTGGTGGCGATTCACAATGTGTGTGAAGAGGAcgggaggaaaagaaaagtatatattgAATCAGCACACACATACGTATGGTGTTGGGAAGTCGGGCATCAATCAACCACAGAAACACCGACGCCACAGCTCTCGTAGAGCAATTCTAGCTCCAGCTCAGCTACCACCTGACCATATTCAAGGATCAGCAACTGATACAACTTTCCGACGGCACGACGCACGGGGCTTTTATGATACGTCGTCGTTAGGAGCCGAGCTACCCTCTGGTCCTGCTTTCCCGCTGTTCAGAAAACTTTCAGGAACTATAATACAAGTAGCCAAGTCGGTGCGTCAATCCCACACTGAATTACCTGCCCATCACAATTCAAGGGCCATCTACAACCCTGAATAGTTAAATCTTGCGAAAAGATGTACAGCTCCTGTCGACTCATAAGTTGGTACCCTTCTGGTCCCCGCAGGGGACCTCGACAATTGTATATGATCGCCCAAGCTCAGCCCGCCTCAGTCCCAACTCCAGGTCCTTcagctcaacctcagcaCCGACTTAGGTTAGAGCGGTAGGAGCTCGATTCTAGAAATGTAAATGGTTTCTGGCGTGCTTAAGTGTTGTCTCCGAGTTACTTGGCATTAATTCAAGCCTCGCTGTAATGTGGCTGATCGTGGCGCGCAGATCGTTTGATCGTTTGAGTTTTACCCCGGATTTGAGTTCGATCTACGCATTAGTGTAGAGCCATGTGTTTATTCCAAGACCATGGCCAAGGAAATGGAGAATGCGACGTGCAATATTTAAGAAACCAATCCTCCATTCCTTTGCTTCCCGTTTCCATCAGACTCTCTATCACTCTGTACCGTCAATGTTCAAACATGGGTCAGTACGAGTTTTTAATACCGGACCGATACGTCCGCGAAGTTCACGGTGAAGTCGACATGAACACCGCCAGTATATTCTGGGGCTTTTCTCTGGGCGTCGCGGTGTTTTCGGTTGCCAAAGCATCGGAGCAGAGCTGGAGGGCATGGAAGAGTCGGCGACGTGTCACCTCTTATGTCGCTATGGTCTGGGCGGTTTGGTGTAAGTCTCTCCCTTGCTTTAATAGCAGCCACTAACGAGCTCAAGTTACCTCTCATTCCACCCAGTCTGCTATCTCCTAAAATTGCAAATTGAAATGAAAATGGCCgaactcatcaccaagattgtCCGGTCATCAGGCGCAACAGGCAAAGACAACTCCCACCAGTCCAGTGCCCACCATGCAAGAAGCATGGCAACGAATACCATAACCAAGCCGTCGGCCACCCATTCCCATCCAGGTGTCCATGGAACGATTCCCGGAAACAACACAACCCATATCGAGGCTGGTGACCGCGATAGCTCTATGGAGATTGAAATTCAAGAGCGCATGAGTATGAGTCAAAGTGGGATCGTGAGAACAGTTGAGACGGCGGTTACGACTTCACCTGCTCAGATTCACGATTATCATCGTTCAGATAGCATAACGAGCTCAACGGCAGGATTGGCCTTTTAGTAGAAGCGCTAGTCACTAGTATTCTTTAATATCTAATCCGTTAACTCACTTTACGTCAATGCTATCGAGATCGCCAAAGATCAACACTCAAAACCCAAAGATTAATAATCCTCACTCCCGCGTATACACAAGCTTCCCGCCACTTACCCTGCCCTCCCTCATGTCGACCAGTCCCTTCAAAATTCCCTCCAAGCCACTCCCTCCTCGATTTAGAAAGACACGCGGCGGCTTGATCAGCCCCTCTTCGAGGAACTTCTCAGCCAGCTCGACAAACTTCTTCTGGAATGCAAAGTCTGCTGGTACAGCCTCGTAATACTTATTCTCGTACATCCACGGATTACCCGTGGCTGAGTATGCCAGGATAGATTCGGTGATGACGTGGGGGTTAAGGCGTTTGACTTCGTGTTCAGGGCCGGGGTTCAGGGAGATGTAAGTTGCAGAAGGGGACTTTTGGAGGATTGCTGCGGACGTGGCGATGCTGGTGGAGTTGGGATGTGTGTCGAAGACGTGGAGAAGAGGACCGCCTGATAGTCTGAGTATGTCGTTGACGAGAGTTTCGGACTTGTAGTCAAGGACGTGATCGGCACCCAGAGACTTGACATAATCCGCGTTATTGGGTGACGAAGTTGTAATCACCGTGGCGCCAGCAAGCTTTGCAAATTGGATTGCTGATATCCCCATGGCTGTACTGCCACCATAGATGAAGACAGGAAAGGGCTCCTTTGATGGGTCatctggaagaggaagatgcaaATGCTGGTATAAGCCAACGCCCTGTCAAAATTATCATTAGCATTAGCCATCAACCTGTAGAGACCCAGTGTACCATAGTGACGAGTGCAACGCCCTGAGTGGCAGCATCTTGGTCACTCATGTTATCCGGGATCTTCATCTGAATATCCCCCTTGACGTGAATCAAGTGCGCAAAAGCACCATCATGCTTCCGCAGAATATTCCTAGAATTAGGTCAATACAGGCCATACACCAATATCACAAAGGCTTTGCATACTGCCCGACGACACCACCAGAAATGCGATCCCCAACTTTAAAGTCCCTCTCCACTCCAGA contains these protein-coding regions:
- a CDS encoding toxD-like protein, with the translated sequence MATTKALVNISPGHAEVQDIPVPALEPGYIRVKPTAWAINPDDAYHLGLEGDESCAGAVVGTDYAGVVVEVGSGVERDFKVGDRISGGVVGQNILRKHDGAFAHLIHVKGDIQMKIPDNMSDQDAATQGVALVTMGVGLYQHLHLPLPDDPSKEPFPVFIYGGSTAMGISAIQFAKLAGATVITTSSPNNADYVKSLGADHVLDYKSETLVNDILRLSGGPLLHVFDTHPNSTSIATSAAILQKSPSATYISLNPGPEHEVKRLNPHVITESILAYSATGNPWMYENKYYEAVPADFAFQKKFVELAEKFLEEGLIKPPRVFLNRGGSGLEGILKGLVDMREGRVSGGKLVYTRE